In the Streptomyces cinnamoneus genome, GAGCTGGAGGCGTGGGTCACCGCCTACGCCCTCGGCCACTCCTCTCCCGAGGAGATCGACGAGCTGGGCATGACGGCGGCGCTGCGGCTGGCCGCGACCCGCGCCCTGGAGGGACTGCCCGTCCGGCCCGACGCGGTGATCCTCGACGGCAAGCACGACTACCTCGGCGATCCGTGGAAGGTCCGTACGGTCATCAAGGGCGACCAGTCCTGCGTGGTGGTCGCCGCGGCCTCCGTGATCGCCAAGGTCCGGCGTGACGCGATGATGGCCGAACTCGGCGCCGACCACGCCGACTTCGGCTTCTGCGACAACGCCGGCTATCCCTCGCCGGTGCACCGTGCCGCCCTGGAGGAGCTGGGGCCCACGGCGCATCACCGGCTGTCCTGGGCCTACCTGGACGCGCTGCCGCGCTGGCAGCACCTCAAGCGAGCCCGGCTCACCCCCGACACCATGGCTTTGGAGGCAGGCGGTCAGCTCGGATTCGACTTCTGAGTGGCCCGAAATGCCACCCGCCGACGCGACTCGCACCGGCGTTTGATAAACATCAACTCATGCCTCTCATCCCCGAGGAGCCTCAGATTCACGAGAGTGTCCCGGGTCCCCGCGCTGTTGCAGCCACCGGCCGCACCGCGCCGACCCCTCGCCCTGTCCCTGGTCCCCGACCGGTCCCGACGCGCCCCGGCATCCCCGCTGCGCAACGCGGTCCGGTTCCGGCGGTTCCCTCCCCACGCGCCCCACAGGACGCCGCGGCGGGCACCCGGGCGGCCACCCCGCAGATCCAGCTGATCCCCGCCTCCCTGGAGGGTGCGCTGGACGCCGCGGACGAGGCCGTCGACCTGCTGCTCGACACCGGCCGGGCGCCCGCCGAGGTGCTGGTCCTCACCACCGGTGACCCGCACCCGTGGGCGGCGCACGAGCTGTCCTTCGGTGAGGCGTCCTACTGGGCGCAGCAGGACGCCGGAGACGACGTGTTCTACGCGGCTGCCGACGCCGACCGGCTGTCGCCCCGTCCCGTGGTGGTCGTCGCCGTCAACGGCGGCACCGACGAGCTGGTGGCGCGTGCGCTGCCGGCGGCGATGAACCGGGCGGGTGCGCTGCTGATCGTCTGCGGCGACCCGCAGCGCGTCAACGGCCTTCTGTCCACGGGCGTCTGACGTCCTCACAGGCATCGGATGCGTCCCTGGACGCGTCCGGGTGAGCCGTCGGTGCGGCCCGCGCGCCCTGTCCGGCGGCCGCCGCGTCCTACGCCCGGGTCACCGGGCGGCAGTGTGCCGGAGCGCCGCGGGCGCGCCGCCGCCGGAGCCGGCGGGGGCCGCCCGGCGGGCCTCCGCGCGCGGCTGACGCCCGCTCCGGCCCTCGCCGAGGACCTGCCATCCGGCCCGGGTGAGAATGACGTACGCGCCGCAGCGCAAACCGTGCAGGGTGCAGGCGTCGCGTAACGCCCACATCCAGGCGCCGTCCTCCTCCGTCCAACGGGGCTCGCCCTCGCGGCAGTAGAGGAGCACGGCCGTCCGGACGGGGGAGCGCAGCCGCAGATCGTGCGGGATGACCTGACGCAGCCGGGTGAGGAGCGCGTTCCGCAGTTCCCAGCCGTCGGCTTCGCCCGCGCGCCTGATGAAGGAGGCGCTCGCGGCGAGCCGTTCGTCCGGGTGCAGGACGGCGACGACCGCCGTGCTCGGGACCGGCAGGTGCCGGTCGTGCAGGCCGGTGACGACCTCGCGCGGATTGCGCAGCAGCGGTACGTCCGCTGCCGCCCACTCGTCGGGCGCCAGCAGCCTGCCCAGACGGGGAGCTGAGTCGGCGGGCAGGGGCGGAGCGAAGCCGAGGGCCATGGTTCTCCCTTCGTCTGAACGCCTGCGGCCGGCGGGAGGGTCAGGCAAGGGCGCACGCCACATGGGCGTCCCCGGTAAGCACCGGGAACGAATGGGCGTGGGGGATCCGTTGCAATTCTCGCGGTGCGGATGGTCGCGCGGCAACGAAGGGTTGGGGCCGGTGACCGGTATCCAGCGATCCGTAGCCCAAATTCCGCTTTGCCGCCCCCCGTTGGGCCCGCTACCCCTGGACGGCCAGGACCAGCGGGAAGACCTCCTTCGCCCCCGCCTTCCGAAGCAACCGCGCCGCGACGGCGAGTGTCCAGCCGGTGTCGGCGAGATCGTCCACGAGGAGCACGGGACCGCCGGCGGACGCCAGGGCGTCGGCCAGGCCCGGCGGTACGGTCAGGGCGCCGTCCAGCGCCCGCAGCCGCTGGGCGCTGTTGGTGCGCGGAATTCGAGTGTCCGTGTCCGTGTCCCGGTACTCGACCGTGCCCAGGAAGGGCATGCGACCGATCGTGGCGATGCGCTCGCCGAGCGAGCGGATCAGCACGGGCCGCGTCCGGGAGGCGAGGGTGACGACACCGACCGGGCGGCTCGGCGCGTCCGGCGCTCCGGAAGCCCAGCCACCGGCCCCCCGCGCCCAGTCGGCCAGCACCGTCACCACCGCGTCGGCGACATCGCTCGGAATCTCGGCGTCCGGTGCCTGGGGGGCCAGCAGGGGCCGCAGCCGGTTGCCCCAGCCGATGTCGGAGAGGCGCCCCAGCGCCCGCCCGGACGCGGCCTGCTCGCCCGCCGGGATGCGGCCCTTGAGGTCCACACCGACCGCGGGCATGCCCGTCGGCCACATCCGCCGCGGCTCCACCTCCACACCCGGCCGGCCCAGCTCGCCCCGCGACGCGTCCAGCGCGCCCGAGGAGACCTCCGCCGCGAACCGGGCCCCCGCGCAGTTGTCGCACCGGCCGCAGGGAGCCGCCTGCTCGTCGTCCAGCTGCCGCCGCAGGAACTCCATGCGGCACTCCGTCGTGGTGGCGTACTCCCGCATGGCCTGCTGTTCCGCCGCGCGCTGCCGCGCCACCCAGGCGTAGCGCTCCGCGTCGTACGACCAGGGGCGTCCCGTCGCGGTCCAGCCGCCGCGCACCCGGTGCACGGCGCCGTCCACGTCGAGGACCTTGAGCATGGTCTCCAGGCGGGAGCGCCTGAGCTCCACCTGGGGTTCCAGCGCGGGCAGGGAGAGCGGGCGGTCCGCGGCGGCCAGCACGTCGAGCGTGCGACGGACCTGGTCCTCCGGCGGAAAGGCGAGCGAGGCGAAGTACTGCCAGATCGCCTCGTCCTCGCGGCCCGGCAGCAGCAGTACCTCGGCGTGCTTCACCCCGCGCCCTGCCCGGCCCACCTGTTGGTAGTAGGCGATGGGGGAGGAGGGTGAACCCAGGTGGACCACGAAGCCGAGGTCGGGCTTGTCGAAGCCCATGCCGAGCGCGGAGGTGGCCACCAGGGCCTTGACGCGGTTGGCGAGCAGGTCCTCCTCGGCCTGCTGCCGGTCGGCGTTCTCCGTCTTGCCCGTGTAGGAGGCGACGGTGTGGCCCCGCCGGCGGAGGAACGCCGTCACCTCCTCGGCGGCGGCAACGGTCAGGGTGTAGATGATGCCGGAGCCGGGCAGCTCGTCGAGGTGGTCGGCGAGCCACGCCAGCCGGTGGGCGGCGTCCGGGAGCCGGAGGACGCCGAGGCTCAGGCTCTCCCGGTCCAGGGGCCCGCGCAGGACGAGCGCCTCCTCCGCCCCCTCGCCCGTGCCCAGCTGCTCGGCGACGTCGGCGGTGACCCGGGCGTTGGCCGTGGCGGTCGTGGCGAGCACGGGTACACCGGGCGGCAGGTCGGCCAGCATGGTGCGCAGCCGGCGGTAGTCGGGCCGGAAGTCGTGGCCCCAGTCGGAGATGCAGTGCGCCTCGTCGACGACCAGAAGCCCGGTGGCGGCGGCGAGCTTGGGCAGGACCTGATCGCGGAAGTCGGGGTTGTTGAGGCGTTCCGGCGAGACGAGCAACACGTCGACCTCGCCCGCCGCCACCTCGGCCTGGATGGTCTCCCACTCCTCGGTGTTGGAGGAGTTGATCGTGCGGGCGTGGATTCCCGCCCGCGCGGCCGCCTCGACCTGGTTGCGCATGAGCGCCAGGAGAGGGGAGACGATCACGGTCGGGCCGCTGCCCCGCTCGCGCAGCAGCGCCGTCGCGACGAAGTACACCGCGGACTTGCCCCAGCCCGTACGCTGCACGACCAGCGCCCGGCGACGGTCGGCGACGAGGGCCTCGATCGCGCGCCACTGGTCCTCGCGCAGTCTCGCCGTGCCCGTGCTGTCTCCGACAAGACGGGCGAGGACGGTGTCCGCCGAGGTGCGGAGGGCTTCGTTGGTCATGCCCCCATGCAACACGAGGGCACTGACAATGCGCGAAACGAGGTGGTCGCGGGGCGGCCGGCACGTGCGCCGCCCCTCGGGGAAACACGGCGTCGAGGGGTTGTCCACAGGAGTAGTACGACAATAATTCCGGGGTTATCCACAGGGCTGGCGGAGATCGCCGGGCCCGCGGGACTCTCGGGCCATGACGCAGCACAACGAATCGACGCAGCCGTCCGCCGTCTCACCCGCCACCTGGGAGTCCCGGCCCGAAACCCAGATCACCCTCCGCAGCCCCGCGGAACTCGCCGACGCGCTGCCCTATTTGATGGGTTTCCATCCGACCGACAGCGTCGTCCTCCTCGCACTCCACGGCGAGCGCGGTCGCTTCGGCGGGCGGCTCAGGCTCGGCATTCCGGCCAGCCGCGAGGAATGGCCCGAGGTCAGCGCGCAACTCGCCGAGACCCTCGTCGCGGGAAGCGGCACGCGGGGCACCCGGCCCGACGGGATCGTCCTGTTCCTGTGCCAGGACCCCACCGGGGAGGAGACCGGGCGGGAGGTGATGGAGCGCCTCCGCCCGTTCGCCCAGAGCCTGCGCCTCGCCTGCGGCGGGCTCGACGTTCCCGTCTACGAGGCCCTGTGCCTCTCCGGCGGCCGGTTCTGGTCCTACTGCTGCCCGGACGAGCGCTGCTGCTCGCCCGACGGCACGCCGCTGGCCCTCCCCGGCACGTCGGTCATGGCCGCGGCCGCCGCCTACGCCGGCATCCGGGTCAGGGGGACGCTCCGCGAGATGGAGAACAGGTACGCACCGCTGACCGGCGCGCGGGCCCAGGAGCAGGAGTCCGCGCTGGACGCGGCCGCCTCCGACCTCGTGCCGCGCCTCCTGACCGGGGTGAACGTGGAGACCGTGCGGCAGGAGACGCTGGATCTCGCCCGACTGGTGGTCGCGCGGTTCCACGAGACGCCACCGCCCGCCGTCCAGGCGGACGCCGACGCGATGGACGACACCCTGCTCGCCTGCGACGAGGCGGCGGCCATCATCCTCGGGCTCCAGGACCGCACCACCCGCGACCACGCCGCCGAGTGGATGGAGGGCCCCCAGGCCCCGGCGACGCTGCGCGTCTGGCGTGCCCTCGCCCGGCGCTGCGTGCCGCCCTATACGGAGCACGCCGCCGCGCCCCTGACCCTCGCGGGGTGGGTCGCCTGGTCGACCGGTGACCAGCCGGAGGCCCGCGTCGCCCTGAGCCAGGCCCTGACCGCGGACTCCGAGTACCTCTTCGCCCAGCTCCTGCACCGCGCCTGCAACGAAGGCATGGACCCCGAGCTGCTGCGGCGCTGCCTGCGCCGCGAGCACGCGGGCCGTGCGGTACAGGACACCCCGCGAGTCGAGGAGGACCGTGCGGCCGGCACGGACCGCACCGAGGATCCGCTCGTGCCGGACGCGGCCGTGGGCACGCGGGCCGCGCCGGGCCGCGAGGACACCGGCGCCCCCGAAGCCGCCGCGGACCGGGGAGCGACCGCCGGGCCCGGTGTCGCGCCCGGAACGGACGCCGGGCGGACCGTCGGCGGCTGCCCGGAGACGACGGAGCGCGCGCCCGCCGAGTCCGTCGGACGGCGCCCCCGGGTCGCCGGGAGCCGCCCGTCCGGCCCCGCCGGGGCGAACGGGCCGGCGGGCAGGTCCCGGACGCGGCGGCGCCCTGGGCCGCGCGGGGTGCGGGGCCGGCAATGACCTGCCGCCGGGGGGCCCACCGTGACCTCCGCGGGCCTCGCGCCGTTCACCTGAGTGGCCCGCAATCGTTGGCGGTCGTCCCGGTCCGTGACGCCCACAGGGAGCGCAGACAAGTGCAAGGCATCGCCCCCGACGCCCTTTCGACCCGACGTCCGCCCGAGCCCCGGCGCCCCGGCCCCGGGCGGACCCCGGGACCCCAGCCCGTGCACGAGGCGCTGATCTGTGTGGCGCTCCCGGCGCTCGCGATCTCCAGTCCCCATGGTCAGCTCACCGGGCAGGGGCTCGACGGCTTCTACCGCGGTGGACGGAGACTGCTGGCGCGGTGCCGGGTGCGGGTCGCGGGGGCGGACCCGGTGCCCGTGCAGGGACGGATGCTGGGTGCGGACCGGGCGCGATTCGTCGGGACGGTGCGGACCGCGGCCGACGCCGGGCCCGACCCGGCGCTCACCGTCGAGCGAGTGCGTGAGGCCGAGGGAACCGAGCGGATCACCCTGCGCAGTTCGGCGATGCGCGAGCTGAAGCTGGTGCTGGAGGTGGCCCTGGGCACCGACCTCGCCGAGCTGGGGGCGATCGCCGCGGGGCGGCCGGGGCCCGAGGTTCCGGCCGGGGTGCATGCCGCAGGCCTGCGCTGGTCGGCCCACGGGGCCCACGCCGTGGTCACGGCGGAGCCTGCGCCGGACGACGCGCTCGCTTCCACGGGGCTGCTGTGCTGGGAGATACGGCTGGCACCCGGCAGCTCCCGCACCATCGAGCTCAGGGTGCACGCGGAGCTGCCGGGCGGACCGCGCCGCCCCGAGCCCTCGCTGCGCGGCCGGGGGGCGCCGCCGCCCTGGGGCGAGGCGCGAGCCGAGGGCGACGACCCGCGGGCCGCCGCCCTGCTCACGGCGAGCCTCGACGATCTCAAGGCGTTGCTCCTGCGGGACCCCGGCCGTCCGGGCGACAGCCATCTCGCCGCCGGCATCCCCTGGCGCTGCGGCCAGCTCGCGCCCGCGGAGGCGCTGTGGGCGGCGCGGATGACCCTGCCCCTGGGCGTCCGGCTGGCCGCGGGCACGCTGCGCACCCTGGCCCGTACCCAGGTGCCGGGGCCGGGGCGGGAAGAGGGGCGCATCCCCGGGGCGCTGCGGCACGCCGGGGTACATCTGCCTCCGGGGTGCACCGGCGTCGAGGCGACGCTGCTGTTCCCCGTGGTCCTCGCCGAGGCCCGGCGCTGGGGGCTGCCCGCGCAGGAGACGGAGGCGCTGCTGCCGGCCGCCGAGCGGTGCCTGACCTGGCTGCGGACCGCCGTCGGCGATGGCGAGTACCTCGCGGACCCCGTGCCGGGAGGCCCCTACCGCTGCGAGGTGCAGGCCCACGCGCACCGGGCCGCGCTGCTCGGTGCCGACCTGCTGGAGGCCCACGGCCGCCCCGGGGCGCAGGGTCTGCGCGACTGGGCGGCGGCGCTGCGCGAGCGCTTCCGGGTGGACTTCTGGACCGACGACCTGAGCGGCGGCCGCCCCGTGGCCGCCCGCACCCCCGACGGCCGGCGGATACCGCATCTGGGGAGCGCCGCCGCCCATCTGCTGGACACGGGCCTCCTCGGGTCGGGGGCGTACGCACTCGGACTGCTCGACGCGACGCGGACCGAGCAGCTGGCCCGGTTGCTCGGCGGCCCCGCCCTCGACTGCGGCTGGGGGCTGCGCAGCCTCGGGGCGAAGGAGCCGGGCCACAATCCGTTCGGGCACCGGGGCGGCGCCGTACGGGTCCACGAGACCGCCGTGGCCGTGGCCGGGCTGCTGGCGGCGGGCTATGAGAAGGAGGCGGCCGGGCTCCTGCGCGGGACGCTGGACGCCGCCGAGGCCTTCGGCCACCGGCTGCCCGAGATGTACGCGGGCGAGCAGCGCACCGCTGGCAGCGCGCCGCTGCCGCATCCTGCGGCTTGCCGGCCCGCGGCTGTGGCCGCGGCGGGCGCGGTCCAGCTGCTGACGGCGCTCGCCGGGGTGCGCCCCGACGTCCCGGCGGGCAGCGTGACGGTACGGCCGCCGCGTACGGCGCCCCTGGGCGAGGTGCGGTTCACGGGGCTGCGCGTCGCCGAGCAGCCGTTCGCGGTGAGGGTCAGCAGACTGGGGCTCGGCATGGTCGAGGAAGCGGCCGACGGGCTGCAGTTGGGGGTCTGAGCCGCGTGCCCGGCCGACCGCTCGACGGACCCCTCGCCGAGCCTGGCCAAGAGCCTGTTTATCGTCAGGGAGACGACTATGATCGCGTCATGCCCTACGACCCGTCGGCCTTCCCGCCCTTCGCAGTCACCGTCGACCTGGTCGTGCTCACGGTGCGGCAGCACGCCCTGTGCGCGCTGGCTGTCCGCCGCGGTGAGCCCCCCTACCAGGGGCGGTGGGCGCTGCCCGGCGGGTTCGTCCGCGGCGACGAGGACCTGGCCACCGCGGCCGCCCGCGAGCTGGTCGAGGAGACCGGCCTGCATGCGGCCGACCCGGCGGGTCCCGTACCGCCCAACGCCGCGCACCTCGAGCAGCTCGCCACCTACGGCGACCCCCGGCGTGACCCCCGCATGCGCGTGGTCAGTGTGGCGCACCTGGCCCTCGCGCCCGACCTGCCGGCGCCGCGGCCCGGCGGCGACGCCCGCAGCGTGCGCTGGGCGCCGGTGGAGGACCTGCTGGACCAGGAGGTGGGGTACGGCCGCGACGGGGAGCAGGTGACGCCGCTCGCCTTCGACCACGCCCGCATCCTCGCGGACGGCGTCGAGCGCGCCCGCTCCAAGATCGAGTACTCCTCACTCGCCACGGCCTTCTGCCCCCAGGAGTTCACCGTGGGCGAGCTGCGACGGGTGTACGAGGCGGTGTGGGGCGTCGTCCTGGACCCGCGGAACTTCCACCGCAAGGTGACGGGCACGCCCGGGTTCCTGGTCCCCACGGGCGGGACCACGACGCGCCAGGGCGGCCGCCCCGCGCAGCTCTTCCGGGCGGGCGGGGCCACCCTCCTCAACCCGCCCATGCTGCGCCCTGAGGCGTAGGGGGCCCGACGGGTCAGCGCGGGCCCTGCGGCTCGCACAGCTACCGCTAGGAGGCGCCGCGCCGGACGCCGCAGGAACCGGCGGCGCTCATGCCTGACGGGAGACCCCAGGCCGCGCCCTGGGCCGGGCCGGGTCCGCCTCGGGCCCCGGTCCACGCAATGCCGGTGACACACGCCGGGAATGCCTACCTTGCGTAGCAAATAGGACATACCGGGTTACGGTGCTCCGGTACGTCCCGACGTCCCGCGAGTGAAGCCATGATCCAGGCCATCGGACTCACCAGCGTCCCCCGCCGCAACCAGCCACCCGCCGTCGACGACCTCACCTTCGAAGCCCACCCGGGCCGCGTCACCGTGCTGCTCGGCGAGCCCGGGGCCGGCAAGACCGCCGCCGTGCGTCTCATGCTGCGCCTCGACCCCGGGCGCGGCATCGCGCTCTTCCGTGGCCGTCCCCTCGACCGGATCCCGCATCCCGCCCGGGAGATCGGCGTGCTCCTCGGAGACGTGCCGGGCCATCCCGCCCGCACCGCCCGAGGGCATCTGCGGATGCTCAGTGCCGCCGCCGGCGTTCCCGTCGAGCGGGCTGACGACGTCCTTGAGGTCGTGGGGCTCGCCGGCCTCGCGGAGCGGCACCTCGGCGACTTCTCGCTCGGCATGGACCGGCGCCTCGGGCTCGCCTCGGCGCTCCTCGGCGATCCGCACACCCTCGTGCTCGACGAGCCCGCCGACGGCCTGACGCCCCGCGAGGCCGCCTGGCTGCACGGCATGCTGCGCGGGTTCGCCGACCAGGGCGGCGCGGTCCTCGTCACCTCGCGCGACCCCAAGGAGGCGGCCCGGCTCGGCGATCAGGTCGTCGCCCTCGACCAGGGCCGCCTCGTCGCCGACCAGGAGAGCGCCGTGTTCGCCGGTGCCAGACTGCGGCCGCGCGTGGTCGTCCAGTCGCCCCTGGCCAACCGGCTCGCCCACGTGCTCACCGCGGAAGCCGACGCCGCGACCGAGCGCATGGGGCAGCCGCCCGTGGAGGTGGTCCACGAGGGCGGCAGCCGGATCTCGGTCTACGGCAGCAGCTGCGCCGCGGTGGGGGAGACCGCCTACCGCCACGGCATCCTCGTACACCGTCTGACGGAGGAGGCTACGGACACCGGACCGGTCACCCCCCTGCAACGGGCCGACGGCCGAAGCTCCGGAAGCCCCGACGAGCCGTCGGAAAAGCGGGGCGCGGCCGCGGTGCGCACCAGCGCCGAGCCCCCTGCCGGCGCTTGGCCCAGGCTTCTCGCGCCGGGGCCCGCCCGCCCGCTCCAGTACGAGCTCCGCCGCGCCCTCGGGGTGCGGACCGCCTGGACGGTGGCGGCCGTCGCCGTCGCCGCCTCGCTGTGCGCCGCGGTGATCCTCGCCCGCACCGGCGCCCCCGCCGGGCTGCGCCTGTTCACGGGCTGGCCGCGCTGGCTGCCGCTGCCGCCCGCGGCGATCGGCGCCGGCCTGCTCGGGGCCCTCGCCTTCGGCCAGGAGTTCCGCTACCCGGCGCTCGCCCCCGACCAGGGCGCCGTGCCCCGCCGGGTGGGACTGCTGAGCGCCAAGCTCGTCGTCACGGCCGTGTCCGCCCTGCTGCTCGCGCTCGTGGCGATGGCCGTCGACGCGCTGGCCCTGCGCCTGCTGTTCGGCGAGTCCACCGCCCTCCTCGCGGGCCACTGGACCCTGTTCGCGGGCTGGTCGGGGCTGGCCGTGGGCTGCGCGTGGGCGGGGTTGCTCGCGGCCGGGCTGTTCCGGTCCACGGTTCTGGGGCTGTCCGTGGTCCTCGTGGTCCCCGCTCTCGCGGTCCCCCTGCTCGGCGGGGTGCTCGCCCGGCCCTCCGCGAGGACCCTGGCGGGGCTTCCGGAACGGCTGCGCGCCCTCGCCACCGTGCGCTGGCCTGCCGGGGTGGAGCAGGGCGGCGCGACGGCGATGCGCCTCATGGCCCAGCCGGCCGGATGGGCGCTGGCCCTGTCCCTGACCGGGCTGCTCGGGGCCTGCGTCCTGACGGTGCTGAGGGGGCGGGCGAGGTGAGGCCTGTGCTATTGCGCCGTCCCGGACGCCAGCGAACGCAGAGTGACAATCGGCCTGGAGAGGCTCCAGGAGAGAGCGAGGTGACGTCACTCTCCGTGTGCACTCGGACGTGAGGTGCGCCCGATTCTGTCCGTTTGGGCGTCAATTGCGAGGTAATGGGCGATCACCCTTTCGTGTGCTTTTCACCAAAGACCTCAAGGGGCTTCGAGGTGTCGCCGACAAAGGAAGCGTGAGTACCCTTGCGCACACCATGATGACCGCGGCTCGCCCCGCCGACTCCGGCCTCGCAGGCCCGGGCGAGCTTGACCGTTACTCCTACGCGGAGGCCCCCGGGTCCGGCCGCGGGGCCGCGCCAGCCTGGGACGGCGACGCGGAGCTGAGCCGGGCCGGCCGCCGCGCCGCCGGCAGCCGTGGCCGAGGACTGCACGGCCAGCTCGTCCAGCAGCTGGGCCAGATGATCGTCTCCGGGGACCTGGGTGCCGACCGCCCGCTCGTCCCCGAGGAGATCGGGCAGCGCTTCGAGGTCTCCCGCACCGTCGTCCGTGAATCCCTGCGCGTCCTCGAGGCCAAGGGCCTGGTCAGCGCCCGGCCCAACGTCGGCACCCGGGTCCGCCCCGTCAGCGACTGGAACCTCCTCGATCCGGACATCATCGAGTGGCGGGCCTTCGGGCCACAGCGCGAAGACCAGCGCCGCGAGCTGTGCGAGCTGCGCTGGACCATCGAACCGCTGGCCGCCCGGCTCGCCGCCGGCCACGGCCGCGAAGAGGTCCAGCAGCGGCTCTCCGACATGGCCGAGATCATGGGCCACGCCCTCGCCCAGGGCGACTCCCTCACGTTCTCCCGGGCCGACGCCGAGTTCCACTCCCTGCTGCTGCAGGTCGCCGGCAACCGCATGCTGGAGCACCTCTCGGGCATCGTCTCCGCGGCGCTCCACGTCTCCGGAGCCTCGACCGGCGGCTGTGACCGCCCCACGGAGGCCGGCGTCAGCCAGCACCTGCGGATCGTCGACGCCGTGGCCGCCGGCGACGCCGCGGGCGCCGAGGCCGCCATGCGTCAACTGCTTGTCTCGCACCCGGAGGTCGAGCGCGTGGTTCCCGCGCCGCGCGAGCACTGACCGGGTCCGTCCGGACGGAAGCGGTGCGCGCGGGACCGCTCGTCCAGCACGCGCGTACGGCCGTGCGCGCGAGCCGGACGAGTCGTTCCGCGCGGCCGTGAGCGGCGGGAAAATCGACGATCTGCCCCTTCCGTGGCTTTTTACCCCGATATGGGGTGTGACTCGGGCCACGAGGATTGGGCGTAACGCTCCTTGAGACAGCGCGATGACTAAAGAGGTGGTAGCCGCGGAGGGAATACAGGCCTCGTTCTGGGCGCTGTGTTGCTCCGCACTATCGCCCGCGCCGTCGGTTCATCCTTGCCGACGGTCGTCGGCCCGGTCCAGCGCGGACGGGGCCGGAAGCCGTTTCCATCGTTCCGAGAGGTTGTTCGTGTCGGCCAGCACATCCCGTACGCTCCCGCCGGAGATCGCCGAATCCGAGTCTCTGATGGCGCTCATCGAGCAGGGAAAG is a window encoding:
- a CDS encoding FadR/GntR family transcriptional regulator, with the protein product MLFTKDLKGLRGVADKGSVSTLAHTMMTAARPADSGLAGPGELDRYSYAEAPGSGRGAAPAWDGDAELSRAGRRAAGSRGRGLHGQLVQQLGQMIVSGDLGADRPLVPEEIGQRFEVSRTVVRESLRVLEAKGLVSARPNVGTRVRPVSDWNLLDPDIIEWRAFGPQREDQRRELCELRWTIEPLAARLAAGHGREEVQQRLSDMAEIMGHALAQGDSLTFSRADAEFHSLLLQVAGNRMLEHLSGIVSAALHVSGASTGGCDRPTEAGVSQHLRIVDAVAAGDAAGAEAAMRQLLVSHPEVERVVPAPREH